In the genome of Drosophila subpulchrella strain 33 F10 #4 breed RU33 chromosome 2L, RU_Dsub_v1.1 Primary Assembly, whole genome shotgun sequence, one region contains:
- the LOC119548603 gene encoding bomanin Short 3-like, which produces MKLLSAAFLLGLLALTSATPLNPGNVIINGDCRVCNVHGGK; this is translated from the exons ATGAAATTACTTTCGGCTGCCTTCCTGCTCGGCCTTTTGGCTCTGACCAGCG CCACCCCACTGAACCCTGGTAATGTCATTATCAATGGGGATTGTCGTGTCTGCAATGTCCATGGCGGAAAATGA